One Synergistaceae bacterium genomic region harbors:
- a CDS encoding serine/threonine-protein phosphatase, with protein MTVVKFAVRSETGRVRTNNEDNFFCSGIYMTPSEYGRPFFLSGVAEIPCVFAVFDGMGGHDCGELASLVSAETLAEHCGEIILGGYEAVSRYAFDVHGRLRDIMLSEHIITGATLGLVVFGTDSFSVYNLGDSRIYRDNSGVLTRITDDHTVAEDRVRMGMMSPRNAEKSPLRHRLTRFLGMYDSFGAAPDSYGSFSFDDNRRILLSTDGLNEMLTHREISALMKESGTVTDGVNYLVDEALKRGGVDNITCIAIEIC; from the coding sequence ATGACAGTCGTGAAATTTGCGGTGCGCTCCGAGACTGGGAGAGTCAGAACGAACAATGAAGATAACTTTTTCTGCAGCGGAATCTACATGACCCCTTCAGAATATGGCAGGCCGTTTTTCCTGAGCGGTGTTGCTGAAATCCCGTGCGTTTTCGCTGTTTTTGACGGCATGGGCGGACATGACTGCGGGGAGCTTGCCTCGCTTGTTTCGGCTGAGACTCTCGCGGAGCATTGCGGGGAAATCATTTTGGGCGGCTATGAGGCTGTCAGCAGGTACGCTTTTGACGTTCACGGGCGACTCCGGGACATTATGCTCAGTGAGCATATAATTACGGGCGCGACTCTCGGTCTTGTTGTGTTTGGGACGGACTCGTTCAGCGTCTACAATCTCGGCGACTCAAGAATCTACCGGGACAACAGCGGAGTCCTGACACGTATCACGGACGATCACACGGTGGCGGAAGATCGCGTGAGAATGGGAATGATGAGTCCCCGTAACGCGGAGAAGAGTCCACTGCGGCACAGGCTGACTCGTTTTCTTGGGATGTATGACAGTTTCGGGGCGGCTCCTGATTCTTACGGGTCTTTTTCTTTTGACGACAACAGGCGAATATTGCTGAGTACTGACGGCCTTAATGAAATGCTGACTCACCGCGAAATTTCCGCCCTCATGAAAGAATCCGGGACAGTAACGGACGGGGTTAATTATCTTGTGGACGAGGCACTAAAACGCGGCGGAGTCGACAACATAACCTGCATAGCAATAGAAATATGCTAG
- a CDS encoding DNA-3-methyladenine glycosylase, translating to MEKLDRSFYARNACNVAHDLIGKILVHGLTSGVIVEAEAYRGPEDKAAHSYAGKRTARTEIMFHEGGLAYVYLIYGMYHCFNVTASIPGKPEAVLIRALEPLDGLPLMIQRRGISDARNLCNGPGKLCQAMGITTEHYGIDLCGDEIYITEGRNDFRVMTSERVNIDYAEEYRNVLWRYFAEESKFVSRVKENRPQFLTDGS from the coding sequence ATGGAAAAGTTAGACCGCTCATTTTACGCCCGCAATGCCTGCAATGTAGCTCATGACTTAATCGGGAAAATCCTCGTTCACGGACTCACATCGGGGGTTATTGTCGAGGCTGAAGCCTACAGAGGCCCGGAGGACAAAGCCGCACACAGTTACGCCGGAAAACGCACAGCACGAACGGAGATAATGTTTCACGAGGGCGGACTCGCGTATGTCTATCTCATCTACGGAATGTATCACTGCTTCAACGTTACAGCCAGCATACCGGGAAAACCTGAAGCCGTATTGATTCGCGCTCTTGAACCGCTTGACGGACTCCCGCTCATGATTCAGAGGCGGGGAATTTCTGACGCTCGCAATCTCTGCAACGGGCCGGGGAAATTATGTCAGGCAATGGGAATCACAACGGAGCATTACGGGATTGACCTTTGCGGGGATGAGATTTACATCACGGAGGGCAGAAATGATTTCAGGGTGATGACCTCAGAGCGGGTTAATATTGATTACGCAGAGGAATATAGAAATGTCTTATGGAGATATTTTGCGGAGGAAAGCAAGTTTGTATCAAGAGTGAAAGAAAACCGCCCGCAATTTCTCACGGACGGCAGTTAG